Proteins from a genomic interval of Betta splendens chromosome 10, fBetSpl5.4, whole genome shotgun sequence:
- the LOC114864113 gene encoding TBC1 domain family member 9B isoform X2, producing the protein MWIQPEEVLLAGALWVSERANPFFILQRRRGHGRGGGLSGLLVGTLDVVLDSSARVAPYRILLQTADSQIYWNIACGSSRKEITEHWDWLETNLLHTISIFDNDEDVTTFVKGKISGIIAEENRGKQCDEQEEDCGKFREAELKMRRLFGMPDEEKLVNYYSCSYWKGRVPRQGWLYLSVNHLCFYSFLLGKEVTLVVPWTEVTQLEKNATLVFPESIRVSTRHTEHFFSVFLNINDTFKLMEQLANIAMRQLLDNEVFAADHSLPKPCKTLKNISALKRDLDARAKNERYRAVFRLTQDERLDGHTDCTLWTPFAKMHVLGQLFISNNYICFNSREEDLCQLIIPLREVSIVEKAESSSVLPCPVSISTKNKMNFLFANLKDRDFLVQRISDFLQRTPDSSWGDPSPLSLIAHSASSVPSSLSTRPESVHKGRHYHSELPTASQGLLQLYHRDAPEDLGPKAMKEKMKEEAWNIHFSEFGRGVCMYRTCRTRELVLNGIPELLRGELWLLFSGAQNEMATHTGYYGDLVEQAMGLCSLATEEIERDLHRSMPEHRAFQNETGIAALRRVLTAYAHRNPSIGYCQAMNIVTSVLLLYTTEEQAFWLLVALCERMLPDYYNTRVVGALVDQGVFEELTRAFLPQLYEHMQELGVISTISLSWFLTLFLSVMPFDSAVLLVDCFFYEGIKVIFQVALTVLHDNMEALLSCNDEGEAMTILGRYLDNVVNKQTVAPPIPHLHALLTSGDEPPPEIEIFDLIKSSYERFGSLRSDVIEQMRFRQRLKVIQSLEDTAKRSVVRAMMTESAFSIEELEELYCLFKAKHMTSCYWGSSSSAADRHDPSLPYLEQYRIDPVQFTQLFTTLAPWVCGAHTSCLSARLFKLLDQNQDGLVNFKEFITGLSGMCHGDMTEKLKLLYKLHLPPALCPEEAESALEATDFFTEDKPQESTFLSDLDMLRQQEGTPGEDWKDGGTDSEEKKEEKVKDYRYYLRMWAKEKEPKKETIKDLPRMNQEQFIEFCKTLYNMFSEEPLEQELYHSIATVASLLLRIGEVGKKFNNGSKKVEPTAALAPDPQGEEGPSEGGSGESQVCRALADAQLEPAALQMYDEEIRDDTSASSYSVLSSGSLQCEDIADDTVLIGSTRRRGSTLDADWSITFEQVLASLLTEPPLVDYFEKKRDIQCKISACKAQRAVERQISSASDHEPTQPSV; encoded by the exons ATGTGGATCCAGCCggaggaggtgctgctggcTGGAGCTCTGTGGGTTTCGGAGCGGGCCAACCCGTTCTTTATACTGCAACGTAGGCGAGGACACGGCCGCGGGGGAGGACTCTCCG GTCTTCTGGTTGGGACTCTTGATGTGGTTCTGGACTCCAGTGCCAGAGTGGCTCCATACAGGATTCTGCTGCAGACTGCAGATTCTCAGATCTACTGGAATATTGCCTGTG GCTCGTCTAGGAAGGAAATCACAGAGCACTGGGATTGGCTGGAGACCAACCTGCTGCATACTATCTCTATCTTCGACAATGATGAAGATGTCACCACCTTTGTGAAAGGGAAGATCTCT gGCATCATTGCGGAGGAGAACCGAGGAAAGCAGTGtgacgagcaggaggaggactgtGGAAAGTTTCGGGAGGCAGAGCTAAAGATGAGAAGGTTGTTTGGAATGCCTGATGAAGAGAAGCTGGTGAACTATTACTCCTGCAGCTACTGGAAGGGCCGAGTCCCGCGGCAGGGCTGGCTTTACCTGTCTGTCAACCACCTGTGCTTCTACTCCTTTCTGCTTGGCAAGGAGG TGACCCTGGTGGTGCCGTGGACTGAGGTGACGCAGCTGGAGAAGAATGCCACTCTGGTGTTTCCTGAGAGCATTCGTGTCAGCACTCGTCACACTGAGCATTTCTTCTCTGTGTTCCTCAACATTAACGACACCTTCAAGCTGATGGAGCAGCTTGCTAACATCGCTATGCGCCAGCTGCTTGACAATGAAGTATTTGCCGCTGACCACTCGCTGCCCAAACCCTGCAAGACACTCAAGAATATTTCTGCACTTAAAAG GGATCTGGATGCCCGGGCCAAGAATGAGCGGTACCGGGCAGTGTTCAGGCTGACGCAGGATGAGCGTCTGGACGGACACACAGACTGTACGCTGTGGACGCCATTTGCTAAGATGCACGTGCTCGGGCAGTTGTTCATCTCTAATAACTACATCTGCTTtaacagcagagaagaagacCTGTGTCAGCTCATCATCCCACTACGAGAG GTGTCGATTGTGGAAAAGGCAGAAAGCAGCAGTGTCCTGCCGTGTCCTGTTTCCATCAGCACTAAGAACAAGATGAACTTCCTTTTCGCGAACCTCAAAGACAGGGACTTCCTGGTCCAACGCATCTCAGACTTCCTGCAGCGAACACCTGACAGCTCATGGGGTGACCCCAGCCCACTGTCTCTGATTGCTCACTCA GCCTCCAGTGTCCCTTCATCCTTATCCACACGACCTGAGTCTGTGCACAAGGGCCGTCATTACCACTCCGAGCTTCCCACAGCCAGCCAGGGTCTGCTCCAGCTGTACCACAGAGACGCTCCAGAGGACCTAGGACCCAAAGCT ATGAAGGAGAAAATGAAGGAGGAGGCATGGAACATCCACTTCTCAGAGTTTGGTCGAGGTGTCTGTATGTACCGGACCTGCAGAACTAGAGAACTGGTCCTCAATGGGATCCCAGAGCTTCTGAGGGGGGAGCTGTGGCTGTTGTTCTCTG GTGCCCAGAACGAGATGGCAACTCACactggttactatggtgacctGGTTGAGCAGGCAATGGGACTGTGTTCATTGGCTACAGAGGAGATTGAACGCGACCTCCACCGCTCAATGCCTGAACACAGAGCCTTTCAGAACGAGACAGGCATCGCTGCTCTGCGCCGGGTCCTCACTGCCTATGCTCACCGCAACCCCAGCATCGGCTACTGCCAG GCGATGAACATTGTCacatctgtcctgctgctctacACTACAGAGGAACAAGCTTTCTGGCTGTTGGTGGCACTTTGTGAGCGGATGCTGCCTGATTACTACAACACCAGGGTTGTAG GCGCTCTAGTGGATCAGGGGGTGTTCGAGGAGCTGACCCGGGCCTTTCTGCCCCAGCTGTATGAACACATGCAGGAGCTGGGAGTGATTTCCACCATAAGTTTGTCATGGTTCCTCAccctcttcctgtctgtgatGCCCTTTGACAGTGCTGTCTTATTGGTGGACTGCTTCTTCTACGAGGGTATCAAGGTCATCTTCCAG GTGGCACTGACTGTTCTCCATGACAACATGGAAGCTCTGTTGTCCTGCAATGACGAGGGAGAAGCCATGACTATTCTGGGCAG gTACCTGGATAATGTTGTGAATAAACAGACAGTCGCCCCTCCAATCCCTCACCTTCATGCACTTCTGACCAGTGGAGATGAGCCCCCACCTGAGATTGAGATTTTTGACCTCATCAAGTCCTCCTATGAG AGGTTTGGCAGTCTGCGTTCTGATGTCATCGAGCAGATGAGGTTCAGacagaggttaaaggtcatccAGTCCTTGGAGGACACGGCCAAGAGGAGTGTG GTTAGGGCAATGATGACCGAGTCTGCCTTTAGtattgaggagctggaggagctgtacTGTCTCTTTAAg GCCAAACACATGACAAGCTGCTACTggggctccagcagctctgcagcagatcGGCACGACCCTAGCCTGCCATACCTGGAGCAGTACCGCATTGACCCAGTCCAGTTTACCCAGCTCTTCACCACATTGGCCCCTTGGGTCTGTGGCGCTCACACCTCCTGCCTGTCAGCTCGGCTCTTCAAACTCTTGGATCAAAACCAGGACGGACTAGTCAACTTCAAAGAGTTTATCACAGGACTCA GTGGTATGTGCCATGGAGACATGACAGAAAAGCTCAAATTGCTGTACAAGCTTCACCTTCCCCCAG ctctCTGTCCTGAGGAGGCAGAATCTGCTCTAGAGGCGACAGACTTCTTTACAGAAGACAAGCCACAAG AATCTACTTTCCTGTCTGATCTGGACATGTTGAGGCAGCAGGAAGGGACACCag GTGAAGACTGGAAGGATGGAGGCACAGACAGTGAAGAGAAGAAAG AGGAGAAAGTAAAGGATTATAGGTATTACCTCAGGATGTGGGCCAAAGAGAAGGAACCCAAGAAAGAGACAATCAAAGACCTGCCAAGGATGAACCAG GAGCAGTTCATCGAGTTTTGTAAGACTCTTTACAACATGTTCAGTGAGGAGCCTCTGGAGCAGGAACTGTACCACTCCATCGCCACAGTGGCCAGTCTGCTGCTACGCATCGGCGAGGTCGGAAAGAAGTTCAACAATGGCAGCAAGAAGGTGGAGCCCACTGCTGCTCTGGCTCCTGACCCTCAGGGGGAAGAAGGGCCAAGTGAGGGGGGTTCAGGCGAATCTCAGGTGTGCAGGGCTCTGGCTGATGCCCAGCTGGAGCCAGCAGCTTTGCAGATGTATGATGAGGAAATCAGAGATGACACATCAGCATCGTCATACTCTGTACTGAGCTCTGGCTCACTGCAATGTGAAGACATTGCAGATGACACTGTGCTGATCGGAAGCACCCGCAGGCGGGGCAGCACTCTGGATGCAGATTGGTCAATCACCTTCGAACAGGTGCTGGCATCACTGCTAACCGAGCCGCCACTTGTCGACTATTTTGAGAAGAAAAGGGACATCCAGTGCAAGATATCCGCCTGTAAGGCCCAACGGGCAGTAGAGCGTCAGATAAGCTCCGCCTCTGACCATGAACCCACCCAGCCTTCTGTCTGA
- the LOC114864113 gene encoding TBC1 domain family member 9B isoform X1, protein MWIQPEEVLLAGALWVSERANPFFILQRRRGHGRGGGLSGLLVGTLDVVLDSSARVAPYRILLQTADSQIYWNIACGESAGSIRTKPCFSLWLLTIVCLTGSSRKEITEHWDWLETNLLHTISIFDNDEDVTTFVKGKISGIIAEENRGKQCDEQEEDCGKFREAELKMRRLFGMPDEEKLVNYYSCSYWKGRVPRQGWLYLSVNHLCFYSFLLGKEVTLVVPWTEVTQLEKNATLVFPESIRVSTRHTEHFFSVFLNINDTFKLMEQLANIAMRQLLDNEVFAADHSLPKPCKTLKNISALKRDLDARAKNERYRAVFRLTQDERLDGHTDCTLWTPFAKMHVLGQLFISNNYICFNSREEDLCQLIIPLREVSIVEKAESSSVLPCPVSISTKNKMNFLFANLKDRDFLVQRISDFLQRTPDSSWGDPSPLSLIAHSASSVPSSLSTRPESVHKGRHYHSELPTASQGLLQLYHRDAPEDLGPKAMKEKMKEEAWNIHFSEFGRGVCMYRTCRTRELVLNGIPELLRGELWLLFSGAQNEMATHTGYYGDLVEQAMGLCSLATEEIERDLHRSMPEHRAFQNETGIAALRRVLTAYAHRNPSIGYCQAMNIVTSVLLLYTTEEQAFWLLVALCERMLPDYYNTRVVGALVDQGVFEELTRAFLPQLYEHMQELGVISTISLSWFLTLFLSVMPFDSAVLLVDCFFYEGIKVIFQVALTVLHDNMEALLSCNDEGEAMTILGRYLDNVVNKQTVAPPIPHLHALLTSGDEPPPEIEIFDLIKSSYERFGSLRSDVIEQMRFRQRLKVIQSLEDTAKRSVVRAMMTESAFSIEELEELYCLFKAKHMTSCYWGSSSSAADRHDPSLPYLEQYRIDPVQFTQLFTTLAPWVCGAHTSCLSARLFKLLDQNQDGLVNFKEFITGLSGMCHGDMTEKLKLLYKLHLPPALCPEEAESALEATDFFTEDKPQESTFLSDLDMLRQQEGTPGEDWKDGGTDSEEKKEEKVKDYRYYLRMWAKEKEPKKETIKDLPRMNQEQFIEFCKTLYNMFSEEPLEQELYHSIATVASLLLRIGEVGKKFNNGSKKVEPTAALAPDPQGEEGPSEGGSGESQVCRALADAQLEPAALQMYDEEIRDDTSASSYSVLSSGSLQCEDIADDTVLIGSTRRRGSTLDADWSITFEQVLASLLTEPPLVDYFEKKRDIQCKISACKAQRAVERQISSASDHEPTQPSV, encoded by the exons ATGTGGATCCAGCCggaggaggtgctgctggcTGGAGCTCTGTGGGTTTCGGAGCGGGCCAACCCGTTCTTTATACTGCAACGTAGGCGAGGACACGGCCGCGGGGGAGGACTCTCCG GTCTTCTGGTTGGGACTCTTGATGTGGTTCTGGACTCCAGTGCCAGAGTGGCTCCATACAGGATTCTGCTGCAGACTGCAGATTCTCAGATCTACTGGAATATTGCCTGTGGTGAGTCAGCTGGATCCATCCGGACTAAACCTTGCTTTTCTCTGTGGTTGTTGACCATCGTATGTCTTACAGGCTCGTCTAGGAAGGAAATCACAGAGCACTGGGATTGGCTGGAGACCAACCTGCTGCATACTATCTCTATCTTCGACAATGATGAAGATGTCACCACCTTTGTGAAAGGGAAGATCTCT gGCATCATTGCGGAGGAGAACCGAGGAAAGCAGTGtgacgagcaggaggaggactgtGGAAAGTTTCGGGAGGCAGAGCTAAAGATGAGAAGGTTGTTTGGAATGCCTGATGAAGAGAAGCTGGTGAACTATTACTCCTGCAGCTACTGGAAGGGCCGAGTCCCGCGGCAGGGCTGGCTTTACCTGTCTGTCAACCACCTGTGCTTCTACTCCTTTCTGCTTGGCAAGGAGG TGACCCTGGTGGTGCCGTGGACTGAGGTGACGCAGCTGGAGAAGAATGCCACTCTGGTGTTTCCTGAGAGCATTCGTGTCAGCACTCGTCACACTGAGCATTTCTTCTCTGTGTTCCTCAACATTAACGACACCTTCAAGCTGATGGAGCAGCTTGCTAACATCGCTATGCGCCAGCTGCTTGACAATGAAGTATTTGCCGCTGACCACTCGCTGCCCAAACCCTGCAAGACACTCAAGAATATTTCTGCACTTAAAAG GGATCTGGATGCCCGGGCCAAGAATGAGCGGTACCGGGCAGTGTTCAGGCTGACGCAGGATGAGCGTCTGGACGGACACACAGACTGTACGCTGTGGACGCCATTTGCTAAGATGCACGTGCTCGGGCAGTTGTTCATCTCTAATAACTACATCTGCTTtaacagcagagaagaagacCTGTGTCAGCTCATCATCCCACTACGAGAG GTGTCGATTGTGGAAAAGGCAGAAAGCAGCAGTGTCCTGCCGTGTCCTGTTTCCATCAGCACTAAGAACAAGATGAACTTCCTTTTCGCGAACCTCAAAGACAGGGACTTCCTGGTCCAACGCATCTCAGACTTCCTGCAGCGAACACCTGACAGCTCATGGGGTGACCCCAGCCCACTGTCTCTGATTGCTCACTCA GCCTCCAGTGTCCCTTCATCCTTATCCACACGACCTGAGTCTGTGCACAAGGGCCGTCATTACCACTCCGAGCTTCCCACAGCCAGCCAGGGTCTGCTCCAGCTGTACCACAGAGACGCTCCAGAGGACCTAGGACCCAAAGCT ATGAAGGAGAAAATGAAGGAGGAGGCATGGAACATCCACTTCTCAGAGTTTGGTCGAGGTGTCTGTATGTACCGGACCTGCAGAACTAGAGAACTGGTCCTCAATGGGATCCCAGAGCTTCTGAGGGGGGAGCTGTGGCTGTTGTTCTCTG GTGCCCAGAACGAGATGGCAACTCACactggttactatggtgacctGGTTGAGCAGGCAATGGGACTGTGTTCATTGGCTACAGAGGAGATTGAACGCGACCTCCACCGCTCAATGCCTGAACACAGAGCCTTTCAGAACGAGACAGGCATCGCTGCTCTGCGCCGGGTCCTCACTGCCTATGCTCACCGCAACCCCAGCATCGGCTACTGCCAG GCGATGAACATTGTCacatctgtcctgctgctctacACTACAGAGGAACAAGCTTTCTGGCTGTTGGTGGCACTTTGTGAGCGGATGCTGCCTGATTACTACAACACCAGGGTTGTAG GCGCTCTAGTGGATCAGGGGGTGTTCGAGGAGCTGACCCGGGCCTTTCTGCCCCAGCTGTATGAACACATGCAGGAGCTGGGAGTGATTTCCACCATAAGTTTGTCATGGTTCCTCAccctcttcctgtctgtgatGCCCTTTGACAGTGCTGTCTTATTGGTGGACTGCTTCTTCTACGAGGGTATCAAGGTCATCTTCCAG GTGGCACTGACTGTTCTCCATGACAACATGGAAGCTCTGTTGTCCTGCAATGACGAGGGAGAAGCCATGACTATTCTGGGCAG gTACCTGGATAATGTTGTGAATAAACAGACAGTCGCCCCTCCAATCCCTCACCTTCATGCACTTCTGACCAGTGGAGATGAGCCCCCACCTGAGATTGAGATTTTTGACCTCATCAAGTCCTCCTATGAG AGGTTTGGCAGTCTGCGTTCTGATGTCATCGAGCAGATGAGGTTCAGacagaggttaaaggtcatccAGTCCTTGGAGGACACGGCCAAGAGGAGTGTG GTTAGGGCAATGATGACCGAGTCTGCCTTTAGtattgaggagctggaggagctgtacTGTCTCTTTAAg GCCAAACACATGACAAGCTGCTACTggggctccagcagctctgcagcagatcGGCACGACCCTAGCCTGCCATACCTGGAGCAGTACCGCATTGACCCAGTCCAGTTTACCCAGCTCTTCACCACATTGGCCCCTTGGGTCTGTGGCGCTCACACCTCCTGCCTGTCAGCTCGGCTCTTCAAACTCTTGGATCAAAACCAGGACGGACTAGTCAACTTCAAAGAGTTTATCACAGGACTCA GTGGTATGTGCCATGGAGACATGACAGAAAAGCTCAAATTGCTGTACAAGCTTCACCTTCCCCCAG ctctCTGTCCTGAGGAGGCAGAATCTGCTCTAGAGGCGACAGACTTCTTTACAGAAGACAAGCCACAAG AATCTACTTTCCTGTCTGATCTGGACATGTTGAGGCAGCAGGAAGGGACACCag GTGAAGACTGGAAGGATGGAGGCACAGACAGTGAAGAGAAGAAAG AGGAGAAAGTAAAGGATTATAGGTATTACCTCAGGATGTGGGCCAAAGAGAAGGAACCCAAGAAAGAGACAATCAAAGACCTGCCAAGGATGAACCAG GAGCAGTTCATCGAGTTTTGTAAGACTCTTTACAACATGTTCAGTGAGGAGCCTCTGGAGCAGGAACTGTACCACTCCATCGCCACAGTGGCCAGTCTGCTGCTACGCATCGGCGAGGTCGGAAAGAAGTTCAACAATGGCAGCAAGAAGGTGGAGCCCACTGCTGCTCTGGCTCCTGACCCTCAGGGGGAAGAAGGGCCAAGTGAGGGGGGTTCAGGCGAATCTCAGGTGTGCAGGGCTCTGGCTGATGCCCAGCTGGAGCCAGCAGCTTTGCAGATGTATGATGAGGAAATCAGAGATGACACATCAGCATCGTCATACTCTGTACTGAGCTCTGGCTCACTGCAATGTGAAGACATTGCAGATGACACTGTGCTGATCGGAAGCACCCGCAGGCGGGGCAGCACTCTGGATGCAGATTGGTCAATCACCTTCGAACAGGTGCTGGCATCACTGCTAACCGAGCCGCCACTTGTCGACTATTTTGAGAAGAAAAGGGACATCCAGTGCAAGATATCCGCCTGTAAGGCCCAACGGGCAGTAGAGCGTCAGATAAGCTCCGCCTCTGACCATGAACCCACCCAGCCTTCTGTCTGA
- the rnf130 gene encoding E3 ubiquitin-protein ligase RNF130, which produces MISQRWTHLHVLLVSVLVLIQMLVLGPVSAARSDRNMVSEEYVSATVNTTVLDGRGIIVHMKSSDDGLYGQNSPKVDTRGVVVTPAPHHGVMDRQGCDPSTRFLVSPRTIHWVALLQRGNCTFKEKILKAAAYNATAVLIYNNSTDKTVRMGHEGTGDTVAVMITEAYGKEILAHLERNLTVLVSVVVGQRGPTKNINRGSLVFVSISFIVLMIISSAWLIVYFIQKIRYSSSRDRSQRRLGDAAKKAIGKLTTRTVKKGDKETDPDFNHCAVCIEAYQLNDVVRILPCKHVFHKVCVDPWLNEHCTCPMCKLNILKALGIMTSLPCVDSVVLDVERLGVSQVSGNQRAPLSDSAQPSISLEPLSPAPSDATPRTPADITLVVTSGHFFNRNSVSSCNVVCEMELPDIQASLDLYEDNKS; this is translated from the exons ATGATATCCCAACGGTGGACTCATCTCCATGTCCTATTGGTCTCAGTCCTGGTCCTGATCCAGATGCTAGTCCTTGGTCCTGTGTCAGCGGCCCGCTCTGACAGAAACATGGTGTCAGAGGAGTATGTGAGCGCCACCGTGAACACTACAGTGCTCGACGGGCGGGGAATCATTGTCCACATGAAGAGCAGTGATGATGGGCTGTATGGACAGAACTCACCAAAGGTGGACACGAGGGGTGTGGTTGTCACACCTGCTCCGCATCATGGAG TGATGGACCGGCAAGGCTGTGACCCCAGCACTCGCTTCCTTGTTAGCCCTCGCACCATTCACTGGGTGGCGCTGCTACAGAGAGGAAACTGcacttttaaagaaaaaatcCTGAAGGCAGCTGCCTACAACGCCACAGCTGTCCTCATCTACAACAACTCCACTGACAAAACTGTTCGAATGGGACATGAAG GCACTGGGGACACAGTGGCAGTAATGATCACAGAGGCGTATGGTAAAGAGATTCTGGCTCACCTGGAGAGGAATCTGACAGTTCTAGTGTCTGTAGTTGTGGGTCAACGTGGTCCCACCAAGAATATCAACCGAGGTTCGCTAGTCTtcgtctccatctccttcaTCGTTCTCATGATCATCTCGTCAGCCTGGCTCATCGTTTACTTCATCCAGAAGATCCGTTACAGCAGCTCTCGGGATCGCAGCCAG CGTCGTCTTGGGGATGCGGCGAAGAAAGCCATTGGAAAACTGACAACAAGGACTGTGAAGAAAGGGGATAAG GAAACTGATCCAGACTTTAACCACTGTGCAGTGTGCATTGAAGCCTACCAGCTGAATGATGTGGTTCGAATTTTACCCTGCAA aCATGTCTTCCATAAAGTGTGTGTGGACCCCTGGCTAAACGAGCACTGCACCTGTCCCATGTGTAAGCTCAACATCCTCAAAGCCCTCGGCATCATG ACCAGTCTCCCCTGTGTGGACAGCGTTGTGCTGGATGTGGAGCGCCTAGGCGTCAGTCAGGTATCTGGCAACCAGAGGGCTCCACTAAGTGACAGCGCCCAACCATCCATCAGCCTAGAGCCACTCAGCCCTGCCCCTTCTGATGCTACTCCCAGAACACCTGCTGACATCACCCTCGTTGTGACCA gtggtCACTTCTTCAACAGAAACTCTGTTTCATCTTGTAATGTGGTGTGTGAGATGGAGCTACCTGACATCCAGGCCTCACTTGATCTTTACGAAGACAACAAGTCCTGA